A window of the Lolium perenne isolate Kyuss_39 chromosome 7, Kyuss_2.0, whole genome shotgun sequence genome harbors these coding sequences:
- the LOC127315578 gene encoding protein ALP1-like gives MFLHVVGHNQRFRVIHNTFRRSTETIFRYFQQVLYAIGELISEMIKPASINTPTKIKYNYRWFPYFRDCIGAIDGTDVTAMVPRSISAAFRGRKHYTSQNVLAAVDFDMRFIYVLAGWEGSAYDASILADSLSRPDGLRIPEGKFYLGDAGYACRPEILPPFRKIRYHLNEFSAKHRPLNARELFNLRHSSHRVTIERAFAVLKNMVKVLDQKPFHTFDTQVNLVLACCILHNWILGWGEDDFFKEGVTFDEVETGLRRQ, from the exons GAGACTATCTTTCGGTACTTCCAGCAGGTGTTGTACGCAATTGGGGAGCTCATAAGTGAAATGATCAAGCCAGCATCAATAAACACACCAACCAAGATCAAGTACAACTACAGGTGGTTCCCCTATTTCAGG GATTGCATTGGGGCTATTGATGGTACTGATGTCACTGCAATGGTACCGAGATCAATTTCTGCAGCATTCCGCGGGAGGAAGCACTACACCAGCCAGAACGTGCTAGCAGCTGTGGATTTCGATATGAGGTTCATCTACGTGCTTGCTGGGTGGGAGGGTTCAGCTTATGATGCCAGCATCCTGGCCGACAGCTTGTCAAGGCCTGATGGGTTGCGAATCCCTGAGGGTAAGTTCTACCTTGGAGATGCTGGATATGCATGCCGACCTGAAATTTTACCTCCCTTCAGGAAAATAAGGTACCACCTCAACGAGTTCTCTGCGAAGCACCGACCTCTGAATGCGAGAGAGTTGTTCAATCTCAGACACTCAAGCCATAGAGTCACCATTGAGAGGGCCTTTGCTGTATTGAAGAACATGGTCAAGGTCCTTGACCAGAAACCGTTCCACACGTTTGACACTCAGGTAAACCTGGTCCTTGCTTGCTGCATTCTTCATAACTGGATCCTAGGTTGGGGCGAGGATGATTTCTTCAAAGAGGGTGTCACTTTTGATGAAGTAGAGACCGGCCTCAGGCGACAATGA